A single region of the Salarchaeum japonicum genome encodes:
- a CDS encoding ABC transporter permease, with protein MASLGGDARYVLGRLAWAVAVVWVVLTATYLVLAVLPDTRRVFFAEVEMGLGAVLDADGGPLDQYLAWMRAFLTLDWGRSLYYDTSVVSLYAGRLPVTLAYLVPGVLASLAVGLGLGTYAAVEPGSRLDRALSVVSYVGLAVPAFLLAELAFAYHPTVLGWVRVYDPELGLLHAQNLTRLALPAGIVALSLTAVQIRHVKGVTADRLDDPFVKTARSKGAGRLRVARHVFRNTWPTLVSTVLGEALGLLVLTTIVVEGVLDVPGAAVAVFNGFGAGDPMLSFTAVFGMVALGVLGSLLRDFVRLTVDPRVT; from the coding sequence ATGGCCTCCCTCGGCGGCGACGCCCGCTACGTCCTCGGCCGACTCGCGTGGGCCGTCGCCGTCGTCTGGGTCGTGCTCACCGCGACCTACCTCGTGCTCGCCGTCCTCCCCGACACCCGCCGCGTCTTCTTCGCGGAAGTCGAGATGGGGCTCGGAGCCGTTCTCGACGCCGACGGCGGCCCCCTCGACCAGTACCTCGCGTGGATGCGCGCCTTCCTCACGCTCGACTGGGGGCGCTCGCTCTACTACGACACGTCGGTCGTCTCGCTCTACGCCGGCCGGCTCCCCGTCACGCTCGCCTACCTCGTCCCCGGCGTCCTCGCCTCGCTCGCCGTCGGCCTCGGTCTCGGCACGTACGCCGCCGTCGAACCCGGAAGCCGCCTCGACCGCGCGCTCTCCGTCGTCTCCTACGTCGGTCTCGCGGTGCCCGCGTTCCTCCTCGCGGAACTCGCGTTCGCCTACCACCCCACCGTCCTCGGCTGGGTTCGCGTCTACGACCCCGAACTCGGCCTCCTCCACGCCCAGAACCTCACCCGTCTCGCGCTCCCCGCCGGCATCGTCGCGCTCTCCCTCACCGCCGTCCAGATACGCCACGTCAAAGGCGTCACCGCCGACCGCCTCGACGACCCCTTCGTCAAGACCGCGCGCTCGAAGGGCGCGGGCCGCCTCCGCGTCGCCCGCCACGTCTTCCGGAACACCTGGCCGACCCTCGTCTCCACCGTCCTCGGCGAAGCGCTCGGACTGCTCGTCCTCACCACCATCGTCGTCGAGGGCGTCCTCGACGTTCCCGGGGCCGCCGTCGCCGTGTTCAACGGGTTCGGCGCGGGCGACCCGATGCTGAGCTTCACCGCCGTGTTCGGCATGGTCGCGCTCGGCGTGCTCGGCTCCCTCCTCCGCGACTTCGTCCGCCTCACGGTCGACCCCCGCGTGACCTGA
- a CDS encoding single-stranded-DNA-specific exonuclease RecJ, with protein MSETTASFPVPELEARARRCADALRDADAVLLASHIDADGLTSAGVASQALSRAGIDHETRFENQLGPEEIADIAATEYDTVLFTDFGSGQLDEIVEYDFTPVVADHHQLADVDIEHHLNPLLEGVDGGSELSGAGAAYVLARALGGPENRDLAALAVVGAVGDMQTEGGELVGANTVVAKEGVEAGVLDTARGLAVYGVQTRPLPKLLAYASDVHIPGITNDRQGAVRFLAGLDIDLKQGGEWPTWAELTVEEKQTVASALIRRAIRNGVSTDDVEDLVGTTYTLTEEELGTEVRDASEFSTLLNATARYERADVGLAVCLGDRDGALAEARDLLAEHRRNLSAGVRWVEEHGVTQEEHVQWFDAGDEIRDTIVGIVAGMAMSADGVRYDKPIVALARKNETELKASARGTGRLVDDGLDLSVVMGEAARAVGGDGGGHTVAAGATIPDDAVEAFVTEVGRLVAAQLA; from the coding sequence ATGAGTGAGACGACGGCGTCCTTTCCCGTGCCGGAACTCGAAGCGCGCGCACGCCGGTGTGCGGACGCGCTCCGCGACGCGGACGCGGTGCTGCTCGCGTCCCACATCGACGCCGACGGCCTCACGAGCGCCGGCGTCGCGTCCCAAGCCCTCTCGCGGGCGGGCATCGACCACGAGACTCGCTTCGAGAACCAGCTCGGCCCCGAGGAGATCGCGGACATCGCCGCGACCGAGTACGACACCGTTCTCTTCACGGACTTCGGGAGCGGCCAGCTCGACGAGATAGTCGAGTACGACTTCACGCCCGTCGTGGCCGACCACCACCAGCTCGCCGACGTCGACATCGAACACCACCTGAACCCGCTCCTGGAGGGCGTGGACGGCGGGAGCGAGCTCTCGGGCGCTGGCGCGGCGTACGTGCTCGCGCGGGCGCTCGGCGGCCCCGAGAACAGGGACTTGGCGGCGCTCGCCGTCGTCGGCGCGGTCGGCGACATGCAGACCGAGGGCGGGGAGTTGGTCGGCGCGAACACCGTCGTCGCGAAGGAGGGCGTGGAGGCGGGCGTGCTCGACACCGCACGCGGCCTCGCGGTGTACGGCGTCCAGACCCGCCCCCTCCCGAAACTCCTCGCGTACGCGAGCGACGTGCACATCCCGGGAATCACGAACGACCGGCAGGGCGCGGTGCGCTTCCTCGCCGGCCTCGACATCGACCTGAAGCAGGGCGGCGAGTGGCCGACGTGGGCCGAACTCACCGTCGAGGAGAAGCAGACGGTCGCGAGCGCGCTCATCCGGCGCGCGATACGCAACGGCGTCAGCACGGACGACGTCGAAGACCTCGTCGGAACGACGTACACGCTCACCGAGGAGGAACTGGGAACGGAAGTCAGGGACGCGAGCGAGTTCTCCACGCTCCTGAACGCGACGGCGCGCTACGAGCGCGCGGACGTGGGGCTCGCGGTGTGTCTCGGCGACCGAGACGGCGCGCTCGCGGAGGCCCGAGACCTCCTCGCCGAGCACCGGCGGAACCTCTCCGCGGGCGTTCGCTGGGTCGAGGAACACGGCGTCACCCAGGAGGAGCACGTGCAGTGGTTCGACGCGGGCGACGAAATCAGGGACACCATCGTCGGCATCGTCGCGGGGATGGCGATGAGCGCGGACGGCGTGCGGTACGACAAACCCATCGTCGCGCTCGCGCGGAAGAACGAGACGGAGCTGAAGGCGTCGGCGAGGGGGACGGGTCGGCTCGTGGACGACGGCCTCGACCTCTCCGTCGTGATGGGAGAGGCCGCGCGCGCCGTCGGCGGTGACGGTGGCGGGCACACGGTCGCCGCGGGCGCGACCATCCCGGACGACGCCGTCGAGGCGTTCGTGACCGAGGTCGGGCGGTTGGTCGCGGCGCAGTTAGCCTAA
- a CDS encoding uroporphyrinogen-III synthase, which produces MPEVAVFRPDDGRLARAGDYLESRGVTPVLDPMLEVAPTGNAPRGDADYVVFTSKTGAELVADAGWTPGDARVCAIGESTRVALETEGFGVDVVPGEYSSTGLVNVLRDRVGGLRVEVARSDHGSDVLLDGLTEAGAYVHETVLYRLTRPGESGVSAARAAAGDLDAALFTSSLTVEHFLDAADERGCRAQAIEGLNRAVVGTIGEPTRKTAEERGIEVDVVPAEASFEALADAVLDDL; this is translated from the coding sequence ATGCCTGAAGTCGCCGTCTTCCGGCCCGACGACGGCCGGCTCGCGCGCGCCGGCGACTACCTCGAATCCCGGGGCGTGACGCCCGTGCTCGACCCGATGCTCGAAGTCGCGCCGACGGGAAACGCGCCCCGCGGTGACGCGGACTACGTGGTGTTCACGAGCAAGACCGGCGCGGAGCTCGTCGCGGACGCGGGCTGGACGCCCGGCGATGCGAGGGTGTGCGCGATCGGCGAATCGACGCGGGTTGCACTAGAAACGGAGGGGTTCGGCGTGGACGTGGTTCCCGGGGAGTACTCGTCTACCGGCCTCGTGAACGTCCTGCGAGACCGGGTCGGTGGGTTGCGCGTGGAAGTCGCGCGCTCCGACCACGGGAGCGACGTGCTGCTCGACGGTCTCACCGAGGCGGGCGCGTACGTCCACGAGACCGTGCTCTACCGGCTCACTCGTCCGGGAGAGAGCGGCGTGTCGGCGGCGCGCGCGGCCGCGGGCGACCTGGACGCGGCGCTGTTCACGTCGAGTCTCACCGTCGAACACTTCCTCGACGCCGCGGACGAACGCGGCTGTCGCGCCCAGGCGATCGAGGGATTGAACCGCGCCGTCGTCGGCACCATCGGCGAACCGACCCGGAAGACCGCCGAGGAGCGCGGTATCGAGGTCGATGTCGTGCCCGCGGAGGCGAGTTTCGAGGCGCTCGCGGACGCGGTGCTCGACGACCTGTAG
- the cobA gene encoding uroporphyrinogen-III C-methyltransferase codes for MTGTVYLVGSGPGDPELLTVKARRLLDEADVVLHDKLPGPDILETIPEEKREDVGKRAGGERTPQSQINERLVELAREGKQVVRLKGGDPFVFGRGGEEMEFLADHEVPFEVVPGVTSPLAAPAVTGIPATHRDFVSSVTLVTGHEDPTKEEASVDWEALAATGGTLVVLMGVGKLPEYTRELREAGLSPETPVALVEKGTRPGQRVATGTLDTIVDVRDEAGIEPPAVTVIGEVASVRERVEAWLDA; via the coding sequence ATGACCGGAACCGTGTACCTGGTCGGGAGCGGCCCGGGCGACCCCGAACTCCTCACCGTGAAGGCCCGGCGGCTGCTGGACGAGGCCGACGTGGTGTTGCACGACAAGCTCCCCGGCCCCGACATCCTGGAGACCATCCCCGAGGAGAAGCGCGAGGACGTGGGGAAGCGCGCGGGCGGCGAGCGCACGCCGCAGTCCCAGATTAACGAACGGCTCGTCGAACTCGCGCGCGAGGGCAAGCAGGTGGTTCGGCTGAAGGGCGGCGACCCGTTCGTGTTCGGGCGGGGCGGCGAGGAGATGGAGTTCCTCGCCGACCACGAGGTTCCGTTCGAGGTCGTGCCCGGCGTCACCTCCCCGCTCGCCGCGCCCGCGGTGACCGGGATTCCCGCGACCCACCGCGACTTCGTGTCGAGCGTCACGCTCGTCACCGGCCACGAGGATCCGACGAAGGAGGAGGCGAGCGTGGACTGGGAGGCGCTCGCCGCCACCGGCGGCACGCTCGTCGTGCTGATGGGCGTCGGGAAACTCCCCGAGTACACCAGAGAGCTCCGCGAGGCGGGACTGAGTCCGGAGACGCCCGTCGCGCTCGTGGAGAAGGGGACGCGGCCCGGCCAGCGCGTCGCGACCGGCACGCTCGACACCATCGTGGACGTGCGCGACGAGGCGGGCATCGAACCGCCCGCCGTGACCGTCATCGGCGAGGTCGCGAGCGTCCGCGAGCGCGTGGAGGCGTGGCTGGATGCCTGA
- a CDS encoding phosphoribosylamine--glycine ligase, producing MDAKNFLFCSLDAALIGDVAWQVSREGHDVKYYIEAESDREIADGFVEKTDDWRAEVEWADVVIFDDIWVGSDIGTGELAEELRAQGTAVVGGTPNTDRLEEDRGYAMEVLEENGVNTLDHREFTDFGAAVEYVKANPAPYVIKPLGEVQNVKRLLYVGSDDDGGDVIDVLRAYEKAWGHRMKGFQLQRKVEGVEVAVCGFFNGESFVEPINFNFEHKKLFPGNIGPSTGEMGTSMFWAGRNRLFAETLGRLEGWLADEGYVGSIDLNCIVNDTGVYPLEFTPRFGYPTITLQEEAFESGTGAFFFDLAHGRDPDLRVHRGYQVGVRVVLPPFPFDDEKTYDENSRNAAVVFESNDREGVHIEDAKLVDGQWRVAGESGMPLVVTGTGETMQAAREQAYGRIEDITIPNRYYRDDIGERWIDGDGDRLHAWGYLGPA from the coding sequence ATGGACGCGAAGAACTTCCTGTTCTGTTCGTTGGACGCGGCGCTCATCGGGGACGTGGCGTGGCAGGTGTCGCGGGAGGGTCACGACGTGAAGTACTACATCGAGGCGGAGAGCGACCGGGAGATAGCGGACGGGTTCGTGGAGAAGACGGACGACTGGCGCGCGGAGGTCGAGTGGGCGGACGTGGTGATTTTCGACGATATTTGGGTCGGGTCGGACATCGGCACCGGCGAACTCGCGGAGGAGTTGCGAGCGCAGGGGACGGCGGTAGTCGGCGGGACGCCGAACACGGACCGGTTGGAGGAAGACCGCGGGTACGCGATGGAGGTGTTGGAGGAGAACGGCGTGAACACGCTCGACCACCGCGAGTTCACGGACTTCGGGGCGGCGGTCGAGTACGTGAAGGCGAACCCCGCGCCGTACGTCATCAAGCCGCTGGGGGAGGTGCAGAACGTGAAGCGCCTGCTGTACGTCGGGTCGGACGACGACGGGGGCGACGTGATAGACGTGTTGCGGGCGTACGAGAAGGCGTGGGGTCACCGGATGAAGGGGTTCCAGCTCCAGCGGAAGGTCGAGGGCGTCGAGGTCGCCGTCTGCGGCTTTTTCAACGGCGAGTCGTTCGTCGAACCCATCAACTTCAACTTCGAGCACAAGAAGCTCTTCCCGGGGAACATCGGGCCGTCGACGGGCGAGATGGGGACGTCGATGTTCTGGGCGGGCCGGAATCGGTTGTTCGCGGAGACGCTCGGCCGTCTGGAGGGCTGGCTCGCGGACGAGGGGTACGTCGGGAGCATCGACCTGAACTGCATCGTGAACGACACCGGCGTCTACCCACTGGAGTTCACGCCCCGGTTCGGGTATCCGACAATCACGCTCCAGGAGGAGGCGTTCGAGTCCGGGACGGGCGCGTTCTTCTTCGACCTCGCGCACGGCCGCGACCCCGACCTCCGGGTGCACCGCGGCTACCAGGTCGGGGTTCGCGTCGTCCTCCCGCCGTTCCCGTTCGACGACGAGAAGACGTACGACGAGAACTCGCGGAACGCCGCGGTCGTCTTCGAATCGAACGACCGAGAGGGCGTGCACATCGAGGACGCGAAGCTCGTGGACGGCCAGTGGCGGGTCGCGGGCGAGTCCGGGATGCCGCTCGTCGTGACGGGGACGGGTGAGACGATGCAGGCGGCGCGCGAGCAGGCGTACGGCCGCATCGAGGACATCACCATCCCGAACCGCTACTACCGGGACGACATCGGGGAGCGCTGGATAGACGGTGACGGCGACCGCCTGCACGCCTGGGGCTACCTCGGGCCGGCGTAG
- a CDS encoding ABC transporter permease translates to MTGTPGDRRIDWTADTSRGYSPPAVAALAGLLAVLAAFAYTAVTPGRSLLGYEIGRLEWLWVASLWLFVVASASVVANADRGDARNALAYFARHPAAAAGTFVALAVFLAGTLGPVFLDPPAVNIPYRNQPPVYTSVPQYDVVQCYNPVGDRCYGTWSAPLGTNALGQDMVQLLVFGARNVVQLALVAVALIVPLATLVGTVSAYAGGRTDRVLAGSAESLKAVPALLVFFVWRWLSGDGTLFMLVVSFGLVNWGSVATVVRSRALDEVATDYVRAANASGASAVQVVRWHLLPNVSRSATVAAVSQIPLFITIEATLSFLRFGTPPSPLLLRPTTVISWGDMIGSNISSVQRYWWTVAIPVAALLATILAVSLLSDAIQDLLGPRST, encoded by the coding sequence ATGACCGGGACGCCCGGCGACCGACGCATCGACTGGACGGCGGACACCAGTCGCGGCTACTCGCCGCCCGCCGTCGCCGCGCTCGCGGGACTGCTCGCGGTTCTCGCGGCGTTCGCGTACACGGCCGTCACGCCGGGCCGGAGCCTGCTCGGGTACGAAATCGGCCGACTGGAGTGGCTGTGGGTGGCGAGCCTCTGGCTGTTCGTCGTCGCGAGCGCGAGCGTCGTCGCGAACGCCGACCGCGGGGACGCCCGGAACGCGCTCGCGTACTTCGCCCGCCACCCCGCGGCCGCCGCCGGGACGTTCGTCGCGCTCGCCGTCTTCCTCGCGGGCACGCTCGGCCCCGTCTTTCTCGACCCGCCCGCCGTCAACATCCCCTACCGGAACCAGCCGCCGGTGTACACGAGCGTCCCCCAGTACGACGTCGTACAGTGCTACAACCCCGTGGGAGACCGGTGTTACGGCACCTGGTCGGCCCCGCTCGGGACGAACGCGCTCGGACAGGACATGGTGCAGTTGCTCGTGTTCGGCGCGCGGAACGTCGTCCAGCTCGCGCTCGTCGCCGTCGCGCTCATCGTCCCGCTCGCCACCCTCGTCGGCACCGTCAGCGCGTACGCCGGCGGACGCACCGACCGCGTGCTCGCCGGGTCGGCGGAGAGCCTGAAGGCGGTGCCGGCGCTCCTCGTGTTCTTCGTCTGGCGGTGGCTCTCCGGCGACGGCACACTCTTCATGCTCGTCGTCTCCTTCGGCCTCGTCAACTGGGGGAGCGTCGCCACCGTCGTCCGCAGTCGCGCGCTCGACGAAGTCGCGACGGACTACGTGCGCGCGGCGAACGCGAGCGGCGCGAGCGCCGTGCAGGTCGTGCGCTGGCACCTCCTCCCGAACGTCTCCCGGAGCGCGACCGTCGCCGCCGTCTCCCAGATACCGCTCTTCATCACCATCGAAGCGACGCTCTCATTCCTCCGGTTCGGCACGCCGCCGTCCCCCCTCCTGCTCCGCCCGACGACCGTCATCTCCTGGGGCGACATGATAGGCAGTAACATCTCGTCCGTCCAGCGGTACTGGTGGACCGTCGCGATACCCGTCGCCGCCCTCCTCGCCACCATCCTCGCCGTCAGCCTCCTCAGCGACGCGATTCAAGACCTCCTCGGCCCCCGCTCAACCTAG
- a CDS encoding DUF7130 family rubredoxin-like protein — protein sequence MADDSPEVALGATIYDDDGRKLGTVRGFDEDGFYVTTRDGVESLSIEHERAGHEFGEAELTWRCSDCGEMGDLHDGLPEECPSCGAEKEQLFYWTED from the coding sequence ATGGCAGACGACTCCCCAGAAGTCGCGCTCGGCGCAACGATTTACGACGACGACGGCCGGAAACTCGGCACCGTTCGCGGGTTCGACGAGGACGGGTTCTACGTTACCACCCGCGACGGCGTCGAATCGCTCTCCATCGAACACGAGCGCGCCGGCCACGAGTTCGGGGAGGCCGAACTCACCTGGCGCTGCTCGGACTGCGGCGAGATGGGCGACCTACACGACGGACTCCCCGAGGAGTGTCCGTCCTGTGGTGCCGAAAAAGAACAGCTCTTCTACTGGACTGAGGACTAG
- the hemC gene encoding hydroxymethylbilane synthase, translating to MDKSEPIRLATRGSQLARRQAAEVQAALEDRRYTVELVEVETEGDRITDERIQDLGKTGAFVRALDERVLEGEVDAAVHSMKDVPTDVPDDLVTAAVPRRASAGDVLATVEGESLDDLPEGATVGTSSLRRKAQVLNARPDLTVEPIRGNVDTRLEKLLAPALQAEHERRLDYEKEQQSAEARDQKRDGDDIHQDDEREYDRDVEEWFSSLSELERAAMEREVETEYDAVVLARAGLERSGLAYDVALTDLPTDEHVPAPGQGALAVTALDGEVADAVHTALDHPRSRVETTTERVVLEELGGGCIAPIGVHAFIQGGVVRTHVQVFNEDGSESVVETRELDIDDYAPEAREFANDLRERGAADLIAEARRE from the coding sequence ATGGACAAGAGCGAGCCGATTCGGCTGGCGACGCGGGGGTCTCAGCTCGCGCGCCGGCAGGCGGCCGAGGTGCAGGCCGCCCTCGAAGACCGCCGGTATACGGTGGAACTCGTGGAGGTGGAGACCGAGGGCGACCGCATCACGGACGAGCGCATCCAGGACCTCGGGAAGACGGGTGCGTTCGTGCGCGCGCTGGACGAACGCGTTCTTGAGGGCGAGGTGGACGCGGCGGTGCACTCGATGAAGGACGTGCCGACGGACGTGCCGGACGACCTGGTGACTGCGGCGGTGCCGCGGCGCGCGAGCGCGGGCGACGTGCTCGCGACCGTCGAGGGCGAGAGCCTCGACGACCTGCCGGAGGGCGCGACCGTGGGGACGTCGAGCCTGCGGCGGAAGGCGCAGGTGTTGAACGCGCGGCCCGACCTCACGGTGGAGCCGATTCGCGGGAACGTGGACACCCGGCTGGAGAAACTGCTCGCGCCCGCGCTCCAGGCGGAACACGAGCGCCGCCTCGACTACGAGAAGGAACAGCAGTCCGCGGAGGCGCGCGACCAGAAGCGCGACGGCGACGACATCCATCAGGACGACGAGCGCGAGTACGACCGGGACGTGGAGGAGTGGTTCAGTTCGCTCTCCGAGCTCGAACGCGCCGCGATGGAGCGCGAGGTCGAGACCGAGTACGACGCCGTCGTGCTCGCGCGCGCCGGCCTCGAACGGAGCGGGCTGGCGTACGACGTGGCGCTCACCGACCTCCCGACGGACGAGCACGTGCCCGCGCCGGGGCAGGGCGCGCTCGCGGTGACGGCGCTCGACGGCGAGGTCGCGGACGCGGTGCACACCGCGCTCGACCATCCGCGCTCGCGCGTGGAGACGACGACTGAACGCGTCGTCCTCGAAGAGCTCGGCGGCGGCTGTATCGCGCCCATCGGCGTGCACGCGTTCATCCAGGGCGGCGTCGTCCGCACGCACGTCCAGGTGTTCAACGAGGACGGGAGCGAGTCCGTCGTGGAGACGCGCGAACTCGACATCGACGACTACGCGCCCGAGGCCCGCGAGTTCGCGAACGACCTCCGCGAACGCGGCGCGGCCGACCTCATCGCGGAGGCCCGCCGGGAATGA
- a CDS encoding outer membrane protein assembly factor BamB family protein yields MNRRQFLSGVGASGLLLAGCLSPDYTKTLVYSADEPVIAGPTITNETAYFTIRVRSSRLNEVNAGTLLGVDLSSGTLTDEIPYIVEYPTWDHELPLQSTRPVVDDQQVFIGGRAPVAYTLTGEKLWTIDLPDRFKAQSSLRPPRVTDDTVYFGLSTGGVCALHRQTGEVLWKTSLVESQRVAGLDVLENSVIAIHSKGVIAMLNPESGDIERQRTLGSTGGDDPFTNGSAPHIVDGEIYVVGDGIVFRFDSELRTVWERALPTEWAITPIVTRNSCYVVGGNPDESRGYLYKIDRESGRIEQEKSRSADLSGWQALKFDNQIYTGGRGGDRESVVVMTLDGDVVYEIPFESQIAGIRGLEGSVGVLTTDGDLFTVK; encoded by the coding sequence ATGAATCGAAGGCAGTTCCTCTCGGGCGTGGGTGCGAGTGGACTCCTGCTCGCCGGTTGTCTCTCCCCGGACTATACGAAAACGCTCGTCTATTCGGCAGACGAGCCGGTGATCGCTGGCCCGACGATTACGAACGAGACGGCCTACTTCACAATTCGAGTCCGTAGCTCCCGGCTTAACGAAGTGAACGCGGGCACGCTCCTCGGCGTCGACCTCTCTTCGGGGACGCTGACGGATGAGATACCGTACATTGTCGAGTACCCGACCTGGGATCACGAGCTCCCCCTGCAATCCACGCGACCGGTCGTCGACGACCAGCAGGTGTTCATCGGCGGACGTGCACCCGTCGCCTACACGCTCACCGGCGAGAAGCTGTGGACGATCGATCTCCCCGACCGATTCAAAGCACAGTCCTCGCTACGCCCGCCGCGCGTCACCGACGATACGGTCTATTTCGGGCTGTCCACCGGCGGCGTCTGCGCACTCCACCGACAGACGGGCGAGGTCCTCTGGAAAACATCACTCGTAGAGAGTCAGCGGGTTGCTGGCTTGGACGTCCTTGAGAACTCCGTAATCGCAATCCACTCAAAGGGAGTGATTGCGATGCTGAATCCGGAGTCGGGCGATATCGAACGCCAGCGAACACTTGGATCTACCGGAGGAGACGACCCGTTTACGAACGGCTCAGCCCCGCATATCGTCGATGGCGAAATCTACGTCGTCGGGGACGGCATTGTCTTCCGATTCGACAGTGAGTTGCGGACCGTATGGGAGCGCGCACTTCCCACGGAGTGGGCGATTACGCCGATTGTAACGCGGAACAGCTGTTACGTCGTCGGTGGGAATCCCGATGAATCGCGTGGCTACCTCTACAAAATAGACCGAGAAAGCGGCCGCATCGAACAGGAGAAATCACGCTCTGCAGACCTATCTGGCTGGCAGGCCCTCAAATTCGACAATCAGATATACACAGGGGGCAGGGGCGGGGACAGAGAGAGCGTCGTCGTAATGACGCTGGACGGCGACGTTGTCTACGAGATTCCGTTCGAGTCACAGATAGCGGGAATCAGGGGACTGGAGGGCTCCGTGGGCGTGCTGACTACTGACGGAGACCTGTTCACAGTGAAATAG
- a CDS encoding NifU family protein: MSTESQSGDDLEERINNFLRRNFPQIQMHGGNHAIQNIDRENGTVSIALGGACSGCGISPMTIQAIKSRMTKEIPEINEVHADTGMGGGHDTGGMSPSFPGETSEDGEDDEGPQAPF, from the coding sequence ATGAGCACCGAGAGCCAGTCCGGCGACGACCTGGAGGAGCGCATCAACAACTTCCTCCGCCGGAACTTCCCTCAGATTCAGATGCACGGCGGGAACCACGCCATCCAGAACATCGACCGAGAGAACGGCACGGTCAGCATCGCGCTCGGCGGCGCGTGTTCCGGCTGTGGCATCAGCCCGATGACGATTCAGGCGATCAAGTCCCGGATGACGAAGGAGATTCCCGAAATCAACGAAGTCCACGCCGACACCGGCATGGGCGGCGGTCACGACACCGGCGGGATGAGTCCCTCGTTCCCTGGTGAAACATCCGAGGACGGCGAGGACGACGAAGGCCCGCAGGCCCCGTTCTAG
- a CDS encoding DUF5783 family protein, whose translation MSDFTPEEFEEEKYTEYFSQLQTAYKRAFNELNGTYDSTLIHAIDQQILNESEPHYEGDGEFSIELPDDPIDRLTGVPVSDEKAAETLDVYVEELKTQLRATFDFA comes from the coding sequence ATGAGCGACTTCACGCCCGAGGAGTTCGAGGAGGAGAAGTACACGGAGTACTTCTCGCAGCTCCAGACCGCGTACAAGCGGGCGTTCAACGAGCTGAACGGGACGTACGACTCCACGCTGATTCACGCCATCGACCAGCAGATACTGAACGAGAGCGAACCGCACTACGAGGGCGACGGCGAGTTCTCGATCGAACTGCCGGACGACCCCATCGACCGCCTGACGGGCGTGCCCGTGAGCGACGAGAAGGCGGCGGAGACGCTCGACGTGTACGTGGAGGAGTTGAAGACGCAGTTGCGCGCGACGTTCGATTTCGCGTAG